The stretch of DNA CGGAGAGCGCCGAGAATATTTCCCAGTCGCGGCGGCTGTCGCCCACGGGATTGATCGCTTGTCGAACACCCTGCACATGACCTTCCGAATTGGTGAAGGTGCCGTCCTTTTCCATATACGAGCAGGCGGGGAACACCACATGGGCCATCGCCGCGGTCTCGGTGAGAAACAATTCCTGACAGACCAGCAGATCCAGCTTCCCGAGGGCTTCTTTGGTCCGGGCTGCAGCAGGCAGGGTGCCGATCGGGTTTTCACCGACCACGAACATGGCCTTGAGGGTGCCCTTGTGTGCCGCCGCAAGCATCTCGGTGAGCGAAGCCCCGGGTGTGCGGGGCAATTCTTCTCGCCATAGGGCCGCGATGTGATCACGGACGGGCTGGTCGTTGAGTGGCGCGGGTCCGGGAAAGAATTCGGCGACGGCGCCCATTTCGACGGCGCCTTGATCGTTATTTTCTTCGGCCAGCGGCCCGAGTCCACAGCCGAGCTTATCGAGTTTTCCGAGCAGAATCAGAAGATCCAGCAGATTGGTGACCGTTGCGTCTCCGCCCGGATGGCGCAACACCGCATTGCCGACCAGGATTACCAACCGGTTGGTGTTCGCCAGTACGTTGGCCGTCGCTTCCCATTGGTCGCGGCGTTGGCCGGTGGCCGTCTCCAGGGCGTCCCAGGAGGTGGCCTGGAGTGCGGACGTGAGTCGTTGCACAAAGGCCGGCGCCTGTTGTGCCACGGTGGCATCGACTAGGTTGCCGTCGATGACCGCCTTGATGATGCCTAGCACGGTATTGCCGAATTGTGCGGGATGTGTCGGGAAATGTTGCTGGGCCAGGTTCGTGATGTTGCTCAGGGTATCGATGGCCGGCTGCAGGGCTTCCACGGTGACGAGACCGGCCTGCCGTTTCTTGACGGCTTCCTTGACCTTGAGTCCCGTGATCGGGCTGGTTTCGGTGATGTTCGTGCCGACCAGCAGCAGCATATTCGCGGCGACGATGTCTTCAAAGGCGATGGTCCAGCGATGGGTGCCCTGCACGCGTCGGAGCGCTTGCACGCCGTTCAGGTGGCCATATCGCGCACTGCTGTCGATTCGGTTGGTGCCAATCACCTGGCGCATGAACTTTTGGAACACATAGAGGTCTTCGTTCGTGCAACGAGAGGTAATCAATCCTCCGAAGGCATCTGCGCCGTGCGCCAGTTTCAGGCGGAGGGCTTGCTCGGCGACGTATTCCAACGCGTCTTCCCAGGTAGCCTCGACCAACGTGCCTTCGCGGCGGATCAAGGGATGGGTGAGGCGGCCGGCGTGGCTGGTGGCCTGGAAGCCGAAGAAGCCCCGGGCGCAGAGGTCGCCGTTATTCCGCCCGGCGCCGTGCGCGGAATTGACCTCGATCAGTTCATTGTCCTTGGTCTGTACGGTGATGCGGCAACCGTCGCCACAGAAGGTGCAGATCGTGTCGGCTCGCTTGAGCATCCAGGGGCGATACTCATACATGGAGAGACGGCTCGTAATGGCGCCGACGGGGCAGATCTGGATGCAGCCGCCACAGAATTCGCAATCGAGTTCATGCGGACCGAAGTGTTTGATCTCGGTCATGGTGC from Nitrospira sp. encodes:
- the nuoG gene encoding NADH-quinone oxidoreductase subunit NuoG; this translates as MSDPKPETVRLTIDGTTVAVPKGTLVIEAARRVGVMIPHFCYHPKLKPDANCRMCLVEVEKMPKLQTACSTPVAEGMAVRTATTTVDDAHKSVLEFILANHPLDCPVCDQGGKCDLQDFSHQYTPTTSRFTETKRIFPKEYFSPLIETQMNRCVQCLRCVRYCDEIMDVKALAPVGRGTMTEIKHFGPHELDCEFCGGCIQICPVGAITSRLSMYEYRPWMLKRADTICTFCGDGCRITVQTKDNELIEVNSAHGAGRNNGDLCARGFFGFQATSHAGRLTHPLIRREGTLVEATWEDALEYVAEQALRLKLAHGADAFGGLITSRCTNEDLYVFQKFMRQVIGTNRIDSSARYGHLNGVQALRRVQGTHRWTIAFEDIVAANMLLLVGTNITETSPITGLKVKEAVKKRQAGLVTVEALQPAIDTLSNITNLAQQHFPTHPAQFGNTVLGIIKAVIDGNLVDATVAQQAPAFVQRLTSALQATSWDALETATGQRRDQWEATANVLANTNRLVILVGNAVLRHPGGDATVTNLLDLLILLGKLDKLGCGLGPLAEENNDQGAVEMGAVAEFFPGPAPLNDQPVRDHIAALWREELPRTPGASLTEMLAAAHKGTLKAMFVVGENPIGTLPAAARTKEALGKLDLLVCQELFLTETAAMAHVVFPACSYMEKDGTFTNSEGHVQGVRQAINPVGDSRRDWEIFSALSVLMGSPLEYGDAREILKEIRTVIPGYGLLGPVPTPPKVDPAVLNRYLADGFADDVDRRYALSRPLQTNDGPFTLMFVQTLFHSGKLSTRSKGLLQLQQEGFLSINPTDAAALGLTDGGQVTVSNSRGAITTTVKLRERVPAGLVWFPEHFDHEAKQLAEWTIDPRTQIPYFKLAQVTLAKVS